TCTCCTTTTCCGCAGGGAGTTCGCCCGCCTGGCTTCTCAGCAGAGAGAGTTCGACGAGTTTGACGACGCCGTTCCCCAGTCCTGGGAAGACCGCAATGACAAAATACCGCTGTGGGTGACCCTGGCGCATGTCTGCTTCCTGGTCTGGACGGTTCTTTTCGCCCATGAGCCGGTCATGTTCATCGGCAGTTTCCTGTTCTTTATCGGTTTTACGCTGGCTACGCCGCAATACCAGAACCAAATGTCTCTGCGCGTGCCCATCATGGTGGGGTTCTTCCTGGCGGGGCTGGTCATTCTGGGCGGCGTGCAGGCCTGGTGGCTGGAACCGGTGCTGACGCGGCTGGGGGACTACGCCATGGTCGGGGCTACGCTGCTGACGGCATTTAATGACAATGCCGCCGTCACCTTCCTGGCGTCCACGGTTCCCAACCTGCCGGAAGCCGTCAAGTATTCCGTGGTGGCGGGCGCTGTGACGGGCGGCGGTTTGACGGTCATCGCCAACGCCCCCAACCCGGCTGGGCAGGCCATTCTGGGTAAATACTTCAAGGGCATCAATCCCCTGTGGCTGTTCGCCTGGGCGGCTTTTCCCACAGCCATCGTGTTCATTTTCTTCACCTGCTTCGGTCATTAAGGCCCGGAGCGGAATGTCACTCTTATGTTTACCGGACTCGTTGAAACAACAGGAACTGTGGAAGGGTTTACGCCTATTAACGGCGGAGCCCGGCTGACGCTGGCCATTCCGTTCGGCCGTGAACTTTCCCTGGGGGATTCCGTTGCCGTCAACGGATGCTGCCTGACGGTGGATGCCCTGGAGGGTGAACGCATCTCCTTTGATCTTCTTTCCCAGACTCTCCGCGTCACCAGTCTGGGAAACCTCAAGCCGGGGGGGCTGGTTAATCTGGAACGCGCCATGTCCGCCATGGACCGTTTCGGCGGCCACTTCGTGATGGGGCATGTGGATCATACCGGCACGATTGCCGCCCTGGAGCCCGTAGGGCAGGACCACCGTCTGGAGGTGCGCATTCCGGAGGAACTAACCCGCTATTGTATTGACAAGGGTTCCATCACCATTGACGGCATTTCCCTGACCATAGCCAATTTGAACGGCTCCCTGCTGGAGTTCTGGATTACTCCCCATACTTTCGGCCGAACGAATCTGCAGGATGCCGTTCCCGGCCAGCCGGTGAATCTGGAAGTGGATATGCTGGCCAAGTATGTAGAGAAACTGTTTTCTGCACGTGAACGTGCGGAAGGATAGCCCTGCCCGTAAGGAGAAACAAATGCCGGGCATGTCAGGGATGGTTCATCCCTGCCGGGCTATAAAAAGGCATTCCTGTTTTCTGCAGAAGAAGGGAAGGGCTGCGGAGATTTTCGAACAGGAAGCCGGGACATTGCTGTTCCGGTGAGAGAAAGGCCGTGGGAGGGGGGGCGGAGAAAAATGCGGAAGGTTCTGTTTGCTACCGGGCCATGCCGCCTTTTGCCGTGATCCATTTGCCGCGTTTGACGACCTGTTCAAAGAACAGCCCGTGGCGTTCCGCTGCCTCTTTCGTTTCTTCCCACTGGGAGGCCAGAATGCCGGAGATGACCAGTGCGGCATCCTTCTTCATGGCGGCGATGATATGCGGAAAAGCTCTTTGCAGGATAGTTGAAAACAGGTTGGCGACGACAAGATCCCCCTGCTGGGATTCCGAAGGCTTCCATTCGAAGACGTCTCCCACAAATAAGTCCAGCTGTTCCGCCGTGACGGCGTTGCGGACCATGTTGTGCCGGGCCACTTCAATAGCCATGGGGTCAAAGTCGAAGGCCGTGGCGTGCTCCGCCCCCAGCTTCAGCGCCGCCATAGCGAGCACGGCGGTGCCGCAGCCTATATCCGTCATGGTCCATGATGTTTTTCTGCGGGATTTGGCAACGTCGCAGATGAAACGCAGGCAGGTGGATGTGGTAGCGTGGTCTCCTGTTCCGAAAGCCATTTCGGCGGGGACGCTCAGGATGCTGCGCGAGGGGAACTGCTTCCGCAGGGCGGCCAGATTTTCCGGAGAGCTCTGTTCCGTAATGACCAGGGCGTCTCTTATTTTGAGCGGAGGGCGTTTTTCCCGCTTTTGGGCCGCCACCCAGTCCTGCGTCCTGACTTCCCGGACGGTTCCTCCAAAATATTTTTTCAAAGCCAGGGCGTCTTCTTCATCATCGCAGTAAACGGTAATTCGGACCGTTTTTCCCCCTTTGATTTTTGTAATCACGGCGTTCGGATTCCCGGCGATGCGTTCGCTCCACGCGTCTTCCCATTTGGCGGCGGAAAGTTTGTTCCAACTCCATGTCATGCAGAAAGTATGGGATTTTTCCGGCAGGGAGGCAAGAATGGATTGCCAGTGGCGGCGTTTCCACTTTCCTGGGCTGTGGAACTCTATTGTTAAGAAATTGATTTGTTTGAAGAAAAACATTAAATATCAACTAATAATAAATTTTATTTCCAGTGTGGACGCGAATTATGAATCCGCCGTCAACACTCAAATTTGATAAAAAACAATTTAATGCTTATTTACCCTGTTATTTTCGAGCGCCGGATTTTGAAAAAGCTTCTCTCCCTTTATGGATAAAGTTCTTCTCACACGACGGAAAGGTGATGCTGCCCAAGGCATCAGGAAATTCCGCAAGCCCTTCCATCCCAGGATTCCCTTTATATACGGATTCATAATCCGTTAACATCTGAAAGCCGTCTAGGTTTTTTAATTGTAAAATCGATTATGAAGAAATCATTGTTTTTATTGATGAGTGCTGCCTTGTTAGGAAGCGCTTCCGCTTCTTCCGTATCATGGACTGGTAGAGCAGGAACTGAAAATTGGACAGATGCGGCCAACTGGGATACCAATGCTGTCCCGGGCAATGGCGATACCATTAGCATCAGCGGCGCTTCCGTTAATTGGGAAAAAAACGGAGGTTCCATCTTTGGTAATTCTTCCACCATTTTCAATCTAACCGACGGAGCAACGGTTTCTCTGGGAAACTTAACTCCTTCTTCATCAATTCCCAGCAAAAATCCCCGGTTTGACGGGCAATTCAACGTGGGAGAAGGAAGCGTTTTGAACGTCAATGCGCTGTTTGCGTACGGCACAAGCCGGATTGACGGGACGGTGAACGTTTACAATATTTTTGATCCGGGTGCCAATCATTCCATGGTTTTTGGTGTTCATGGCGTGATCAATTACATGTCCGGCTCCATGAATGGGGTGGAAGGCAATAACCGCACGACGACCATTTCCGCTTCCCTGAATACCGGGATAGTAACAGCGACATCTACATATGGTCTTGAAAAGAGGTATTTGATTTGCGGGGCTGAAGAAGAAGCTTTCAACACAAATCTTTATCAAACGTGGAACCTTGCAGCGGGGACAATAACTGGAACCGATGGAGGCGCGCTGACTTCTACTGAAGGAGAGTTGACTGCGACAGCCGAGGATTTTGGCAAATATCATCTGGGTACTGACGAGAAGGGTGTGTATGTCCAATATGTGGCCGTTGTGCCGGAACCTGCCACAGCCTCCCTGAGCCTCCTGGGGCTGACTGCTCTCATGATGCGCCGCCGCCGATTGGCATAGAATAATATATTATTTTTCAGCCCGCCGCTTTCCTGACAGAAAATACAGGCAGGAAAGCGGCGTTTTTTATTTTGAACCTGTTGAGCAGGTTGGGATTCGCCTACACCGTTTGTTCCATTGCCTTGGCGTTCCTTTTTTGGGTGGAGCTTGTCTGCTGCGCGTTTCCAGTCCGTTGAATTTCTCCCAGGCTCCGAGGCAACAAGGAAGGGCGCGTCGTATCTCCAACCTCCGCCTCCCGAACTGGTCAGCCATTGTCTTTTTCTGTTACCCAGGGAAGGGAAGACCAAAAACCGCCGTAACGGGATGAAAAAGATGCGGCCGCCGGCTGTTGGCTATAGGGATTTGCCGTTCGGCCACATCAGCATCCGTTTCAGGAAGCGTTCGTTGTTGACGGTGATTTTCGGGAAGAGGCGTTTGCTGGATTCCTTGAGCGCCCTGATGGCGTCTTCACCCTGCAGCGGCATGCGGCCGGAGCCGTCGATGATGGTGCGCAGCCATGCTGTCTGCGGCATGCCGCATGCTTCCACGGCCTTGAAGGGCATGCGCTCCCTCCAGTTGGTTCCTCCCGTAGTGCCGGGAATATTGAGGCGTTTGTTGATGCCGAAGAGGGCAGGCCAGAGAATGGCCGCATAACGGGAACGGGAACGGAACAGGGCGTTGTACATGGCCGTTTTGATTTCCTGGTTCCAGCAGGAAAGCCAGGTTTCAGGCTGCATGCCGGAGAAATCCGCAAACCATTTCAGCAGGCGCGCTCCGTCCTCCGCCTGGCGCACGATGTTTTCCTGTTCCGGGCCGGACGGCGTTTTGGGGGAGCCGTCCTCCCACAGTCCCAGCTTGCGGGCGCGTTCTATTTTCGCGTAGCTGTCGTTCCATGTCTGCATGATGGTTTCGAAGTCATGCGTTCCGAACGCCGCAAAGGAGCATTCGTGATACTCCTGTCCGGACGTAATGGTTCCGTCCTCCTTGATTTCCCAGTGAGGAATCTTGAAACCGGGAATATCCAGCTGGCGCATGTTCGGGCGCACGTAATCCGGAACGCAGCCCAGGTCTTCCCCCACCACGCTGACGCCGGGAGCGGCGGAAAGCAGAAGGCGCAGATACAGGTCTCCGTCCGCTAGGTTCATGTTGCGGTCCGCAGCATTATCATCCCCGCGGGGCTTGAAGCCGGGCAGCCTCCCGCCCGTCCTCTGGGCCGCCTGATCGTGGGAAAGAGGCAGGAAGTCCCCGTTTTCCGTGGGTTTCCACGGGAAGGAGTAAATGCGGTAAAAGCCCAGGATGTGGTCAATCCTGTACATGCTGAAAATCTTGGTGCAGTACTTTACCCTGCGGCGCCACCAGGCGAAGTTATCCTGAGCCATGACATCCCATTTATACAGCGGAATGCCCCAGTTTTGCCCCCATTTGGCCGTGAATGGGTCTTCCGCATAGCTGCCTTCCGCCGGGGCTCCTCCGCACCATTCCGTGTCAAACAGGTGGCGTTCAAAAAAGACGTCGGCGCTGGAAAGGGAAACGCCAATGGGGATATCCCCCATCAGCTTCACATTGCGTTCGTCCGCATAAATACGGATGAATTCCCACTGTTTTTCACAGAGCCACTGGAGCCAGCGGGCAAAGTCCTTTTCTTCCTCGTAATCGGCGGCAATGGCCTTGGCCCGCGCCGGATCCTGTTCCGGCCAGCGCCACCAGATTTCCGTGCCGAACAGGTCGCAGAGGACCTGAAAACAGACAAAGTCTTCCAGCCAGCTTCCCTGTTCTTTCACCCATTCCCTGAATTTGGGCATGATGCATTCATATTCCGGCTTGGTTTTGAAATTGTTCCAGGCTCCCCGCAGAATCCACATTTTCCAGAATCTGACCTTGGGATAGTCCACCAGATCCGGGCCGGAGGGCTGTTCCCACGGCAGCGTGTCCCCCGTTTCATTGAATACGCGTTCTTCCAGGCCGGGGATGGTCCAGGGTTCCAGGGAAAGGTACAGGGGTTCCAAAGCTACGGAGCTGATGGCGGAATAGGGGGAGGGGCATTCGTCCCTGCCCAGGGCGTTGACGGGGAGCAGCTGAAGGAACCCCACATGGGCGTCCGCCGCCCAGTCAATCCATTGGCGCAAGGCCGTCAAGTCACCGATGCCGTGGTCATTGCTACGGCGCAGGGAGAACAATGGCAGAACTACGCCGGCTAATCTTTTCTCATCCATATCAGAACGCATTACTTGAGCGGTTCCCCCGGATAGACCTTCGTCAGCCGTTGGAACAGTAAGCGCCAGAATAGCATTTCCGGTGGGAAGGCAGCAAGCTTAATACGTTGTCTTTGCGCCATGCTTTGCGGTTTTTCCTGGGAAGTGGAGCAGGGGCGGGCGCCGGTAAGGCAGGCTGTTTGTTTTCCGCCGCGGGAATAAATGCCTTACCGGGAATCCGGTTATTTGCCCGGGAGGCCGGTTCGGGAGAGGCATGGTTTTCTCTGCGGAAACAGCATGAACAGGAGGGAAAGGCGGAATTTTTCTTTTAGAAACAGCCTCCGGCGGAAACAGGCGCAAATTCTGCTTCCATCCGTAAGCCGCGGCAATTAAGATAATCCGCAAATGAAATTGCTTTTTCCCTCTTCCGCTCTGCTGGTGCTGCTGGCCTCCTGCGGTCCGAACAAGCATGTGAATGCCTGGGACCGCCAGAGTTCCGCGTTGGATCCCGTAGGAATCACTTCCAAAAAAATGGCGGCTAAAAACAAGGCGGAACAGGCATTTTACAAGCCTGGGGAAGCCGTTACGTTCAAGAAGGACAGAATGATGGTGTTTGAGCAGAATCCGGAAAATAATTTTTCCACCAGCGGAACCGTCAGGGGTGGTGTGAAAACCGGAAAGGTGCTGGTCTGCGGGGATTTATTCGCCAAAGTTGAGTTTGAAGACGGCAGCCAGGGCTACGTGAGCCTCTCGGAGATTGTTAATCCGCAGGAAATGATGAGTTTTTATCCTGTTTCCGCCTCCGATATGATTGGCCCGGACGGTGCCTTGCTTCCTTTGCCCTCCAATATGGGAGCCGTCAGTCCGGAAGCCGCCGCCGCTTCCCGTGAGCTGGATATATCCCGGATGAATACCTCTCTGGTTCCTGTTCCGAATTCCGTTTCTCCGTCGGGAGCCGCGCCTCAGGAAGCGCCTCCGGAAAACGTTCCCCTGCCTGAATCCAGCGTGAAGCAGTAGGGCCTTTGAGGAAAAATCCGGAAAGCCGGGCGGAAAACAGGAGGCAACATATGCAGGCCTGCGCTCCGCCCGTGTTTTTGTTCCCGGTTTCTTTCTGCCGGACAAGGAAGTAATCTTATTCCGCCGTCAGTTCATACGCAACGGCATCCGTTACGGTGACGGTGGCGAATTGTCCGACGGGCAGCGTCAGAGGAACGGAAACGGTTCCGTCGATGTCCGGAGCATCCCATTCCGTCCTGGCGACTCCGGGAGCATCCACCAGCACGCGGATTTGTCTGCCGATTTGCTCCTGGCCCGTTTCCGAGGCGAGACGCGCCAGCAACATGGTTGCTTCATTGTAGCGGCGCGCCTTGGTGCGGTGGTGCACCTGGTTGGGCATCTTGTAGGCTTTTGTCCCTTCCTCCCGTGAGAAGGTGAATATGCCGGCGCGTTCAAAACGGAATTCCTCGATAAACTCCATCAGCTCCTGATGGTCTTCTTCCGTTTCTCCGGGGAATCCGGTGATGAAGGTGGTGCGGATGGCGATGCCCGGAACGGCTTTCCGGATCTTCCGGAGCAAGGTGCGGATATAGTCTCCGTCCGTTACGCGCTGCATGGCGTCCAGCATGTTATCGGAAATGTGCTGGAGGGGGATGTCTACATAGCGGGCCACTTTGGGGCATTCCGCGATGGCTGCGGTCAGTTCGTCGCTCCAGTGGGCGGGGTGGGTGTAAAGCAGCCTGATCCAGAATTCCCCCTCAATGGCGTTCAGGGCGCGGAGCAGGGAGGCCAGGGACTCTCCGCGGGAGGAATCGACCGCGCTGCGGCGGTTGGGGCGTTCGTCCGTCCATTTATCCATGCCGTAATAGGTGATGTCCTGCGCGATGAGGCAGATTTCCTTCACGCCGAACCGGATAAGGGCTTCCGCTTCACGCACCACGTCCTGCTGGGAACGGCTGCGGTGGCGTCCGCGGATCATGGGAATAATGCAGTAGGCGCAGCCGTGGTTGCAGCCTTCCGCTATCTTGATGTAGGCCGTGTGCGGCGGGGTAAGGCGGTAGCGCGGCGTGTTCCAGTCAGGAACGTACCTGCATTTCCCTTCAATGAAATTCCGGTCCTGTATGGTCCGGTTCATCACTTGAGTGATGATTTCCGGCAGTTTGGTGATTTGGTCCGGACCGATAAAGGCGTCCACCTCCGGCAGCAGGGCGGGCAGTTCCTTCCGGAAACGCTGGGACAGGCAGCCCGCCACGATGAGTTTCTGGTTTTCCGGATAAGCCCCGTTTTCCCGGGCGCGCACGATGTCCAGAATGGCGTCGATGGCTTCCTGCTTGGCCTGGTCAATGAAAGCGCAGGTATTGACTACCATTACATCCGCAAGTTCCGGTTCCGGAGTCATGGTCATGCCGGCTGTTTGCAGGTGGCCGATCATGATTTCAGAGTCAACCAGATTCTTGGGACAGCCCAGGGAAATGAGTCCAACGGTGAGAGGCATGGCAGTGAGTAGGAAGCGTGATGGCGTCAATCCCCGGAGGGGGAGTCGTCCTTGACGACGACGAGGTCGAATGGACGGATGTCCACGACGCGCACAGGGGTACCCTTAATCAGTATGCCTTGTCGAGAGAAAACCTCGCATATTTCGCCATGAATCATGGCTTTTCCGTTAGGTTTCAGCTCCGTGACGGCGTTCCCGCGGTCTCCTACCTGAACGCGCGCAATGTTGACCGCCTCGCCGGCGGAACCTCCGCTGACTGTGGCGTTGGTGACGCGGCGCATCAGGACGGAATCCGGGAGGTATTTCATCAGCAGGGCAATCAGGAGGGAGCCTCCGGTCAGGCCCAGGGCCAGTTTCAGGAGGGGGATGCCCAGGACTGCCGCCAAGGTGTTGACGTCATCCCACTGTCCGTCCCGGATGATGTGGTCCCATTCCCAGGAGCTGACCATGCCGCCGAACAGGGCCAGAAAAATGCAGACGCCGCCCGCAATGGCCGCAATGAACGTGCCCGGGATAACGAAGAATTCCACGCAAAGAAGGACTATGCCCAGAACGAGCAGGGCCGCCGTCTCATAGCCGGCCAGATTCCCGGCAATGTTGTTGCCGAAGAAGAACAGGGCAAACGCGGCAATGGCCACAACGCCGCCGATGCCGAATCCCGGCGTTTTGAATTCCATGTAAATGCCGCCGATGCCCAGTAGGATCAGGATGGGGGAAGCCCACGCAATCCACAGGCCGATGCGCTCAAAGGCCGTAGGTTCCGCCGTGACCACAGGGGCATTCACTTTCTCCTGGGCCAGCAGGTCCGTGACGGAGGAGGCTGTGCCCTGGGCCAGCAGGGGCCTGCCGTCTTCCAGCCGCGCGGCGGCTTCCTTGCCCGTCAGGGTCAGGAGGGCGCCTTTTTCCAGTTTGACGGGGCCGAACTGCTGTTCCTGGTCGGACGGGATCATCATGGCTTTCACCACTTCCGGGCGGTAACCCTTTTCCGTCACGACGGAGCGGGTAAAGGCCCAGAAGGCGCTTTCCGCTTTCTTGCGCATGACGGGGTCCATTTCCTCTCCGGATGAAGTGATGATGCCGGCCGCCCCTATGGAGGAGACGGGCGCCATGTAAATTTTATCGCACGCCGCGGAGATGAGCGCCCCGGCGGACATGGCCCTGGGGTTCACGTAGGCGTAGGTGGGAATGGTGAGCGGCTGGATGCTTTTCATCATCATCTCGCTGGTTTCCCAGGCCAGGCCCCCGGGCGTGTTCAAGTCGAATATTACCGCGCGCGCCTGTTCCTCTTGCGCCCTCTTCAGGATGCGGTTCATGAAACCGAAGCTCTGTTTGCTGGTCAGGGAGTCTTCCCCCACGGGGATGACGACTACCCTGTCGCGGAAGGTTTCCTCCGCGGCCGCCCGGAAGGGGTAGCCGGCAAACAGGGCCAGCAGAGCCAGCAACAGAAGGTGAATGCGCTTCATAAGGGTAGGCTAGCATGTTCCATTCCCGCGCTCAATGGGGAAATGCGTTCCTCCGGGGCGGGAGGCCATTGGCGCTGCGCCATTTTTCCCGGCCTGCCTGCGGAGGCGTCGTTTTTCCGCGCATGGCGTTCCGATTCTGTCTTCTTGTACACCCGTGCCCCCTGTGATAGACTGGTTCCGCCTTATGGGAAGGATTGATGAAGACAGCATCCGGCGCGTTCTGGAGGCCACTGACATTGTAGATGTAGTAGGGGCCTATCTTCCCCTGAAAAGGGCCGGTTCCCGGTGGAAAGCGTGCTGTCCGTTCCACAATGAAAAGACGCCTTCCTTTATTGTGGACCAGAGTCGGCAGAATTTCAAATGCTTTGGTTGCGGGGAAGGCGGGTCCGCCATCACTTTTGTAATGAAGATGGAGAACCTGGGGTTTGCGGATACCGTGCGAAGGCTGGCGGAAAAAGCCGGAATCTCCATTGTGGAGGAAGTTTATGACGCGGCGGAGGAAAAGCGGCGCAAGGCACGCACGGCGTTGCTGGTGGCCCACAAGAAAGCAGCTGGGTTTTTCCACAGGCTCCTGCTTTGTTCCCCGAAGGCGGCGGAGGCCAGGGCTTACCTGAATTCCCGCGGATACGGGGCGGACATGGCGAAACGCTGGCAGGTGGGATGGGCGCCTGACTCCTCGTGGGAGTTTCTGGCCTGGGCCCGCAGAGAGGGGATTCCGGACCAGGTGCTGATTGATTCCGGTCTCGCCAACCGCGGAGAACGGGGAGATCTGTACGCCCGCTTCCGGGACAGGCTGATGTTCCCCATCAACAATGTGTACGGAGAATGTGTGGCGTTTTCCGGCCGTATTCTGCGGCCTCAGGAAAACGCAGGCAAGTACGTTAATTCCCCGGAGACGGCCATTTTCAAAAAGGGGGATGTGGTGTTTGCCCTGGACAAGGCGCGCGGTCCAATGGGAAAAAGCGGCAAAGCCCTGTTGTGCGAAGGGCAGATTGACGTCATTGCCTGCCATGAGGCAGGGATTTCTTTTGCCGTAGCGCCTTTGGGGACGGCGTTTACTCCGGAGCATGCCAGGATTCTTTCACGCTATGCTTCGCGGATAGTGTTGTGTTTTGACGCGGATAAGGCGGGCATGGCTGCGGCGGACCGGGCATTCCGTGAACTGGCCCCCTTCGGCAAGGATATTTACCTGGTGAACCTTCCTGCCGGGGACGATCCGGATTCTTTCATGAAGAGGGAAGGGAAAGAGGCTTTTTCCGGGATGGTGGAGCAGGCCCGTTCCTTCTTTGAGGTCCGCATGGAACGGGCCAGGGAGAGCGGCTTGTTGGATGACGCGGCTTCCAGCGCCGCTTTTGCCCGTGAGATGACGGCCTTGCTGGCCTGCATGAGCGATCCGGTGGCCCGGGACCTGGCTACGGCTGACATGGCCACGCGCATGCGCATGGCTGCGGATAATTTGCGCGGCGCCGTCAGAATGGCCGGACGCCGGAAGGGGCAGGAACAGGCCCAGTCCGCAGAACGCAAGATGGCTGCGGAGGTTCCGCATCAGCCTCCTGTAAAGATGGATCGCGCCGTGGCCGTGCTTTGTGAACTGGCCATTCAGAATTCCCGTGCGCAGGGGCTTATCGTGGACCGCATTGAAGAATTGCTGGAGCCGATGCGGCTGCTGCAGGGCGGAGGCATCTTAAAGAAAATTCTGGCCAGGCTGCCTTCTCCGGACAGCCCCGCGGCCGTTCAGGCTTTTCTGGCGTCCCTGCCTCAGCCGGAACGGGACGCCCTGGGCATGCTGAATCTGGAACCTATCCCCATTCCCGATGTGGACAGGAGCGTACAGGAAGCCTGCTCCGGCATTGCGAAGGCCGCTTTGGAGAGGCACATCGCCTCCCTGATGGCGGAACTGGCGGATCCCTCCACGGATGCTGCCAGAAGGCTGGAATTATCCAAACTTAGTGTTGACTTGAAGCGTTTGCTGGGTACAATGTAACGCCTCAATACCTCCGGGTGTTGATATAATGGTGAATTGTGCCCTCTTCTTTTCAAGATATGTCCAAATCCGGTGACCCATCCCCCTCTTCTCCCAAGAAGACTTCCGCCAACAAAAAAGCTTCTGAATCCAAGGAAAAAATAGCGGCCCGGCCTGCCGCAAAAAATTCCAAAACCGCTCCCAAGGCGGCTCCTGTCAAAAAAAGCTCCGCCAAGGCTGCCGCTCCGGTTGCGGAAAAGGCCGCTGCCAAGCCCGTTGCGGAAAAAAAGGCCCCGGCAAAGAAAGCGTCTCCGGCTTCTGCCTCCAGGAAGGCGGCGCCGGCCGCCAAAAAGGCTCCGGCAAAGGCGCCTGAAGCAGTTCCCGCCAAGAAAGCTCCAGCCAAGGCTGCGGAGAAGAAGCCGGTGGAGAAGAAGACTGCCAAACCTGCCGCGAAGGAGGAAGCTCCCAAAAAGCTGAGCGAAATTCTGGAAGAGGAACGCAAGAGGGCTGCCAGCCGCAAGATCACGAATCCGATTGACGCTCCGGAGATTCAGGAAAAAATCCGTGAACTTATCAAGCTCGCCAAGGAACAGGGGTATCTGACTTTTGACGACATTAATGACTCCCTTCCCAACGACATCGTTGATCAGCAGGATTACGAGGCCATCATGGACCGCCTGCGCAGCATGGCGTTTGACATCATTGACGCGTCCGACGTGGACAGCTACACGGACCGCACCCGCATCAGCACGGAAGAAGAGGATGAAGAGGAAAAGCTCGAAGCCAAGATGGACATTCTGGATGATCCCGTCCGCATGTACCTGAAGCAAATGGGCCAGGTTTCCCTGCTTA
This region of Akkermansia muciniphila genomic DNA includes:
- the dnaG gene encoding DNA primase, which gives rise to MPPVIDWFRLMGRIDEDSIRRVLEATDIVDVVGAYLPLKRAGSRWKACCPFHNEKTPSFIVDQSRQNFKCFGCGEGGSAITFVMKMENLGFADTVRRLAEKAGISIVEEVYDAAEEKRRKARTALLVAHKKAAGFFHRLLLCSPKAAEARAYLNSRGYGADMAKRWQVGWAPDSSWEFLAWARREGIPDQVLIDSGLANRGERGDLYARFRDRLMFPINNVYGECVAFSGRILRPQENAGKYVNSPETAIFKKGDVVFALDKARGPMGKSGKALLCEGQIDVIACHEAGISFAVAPLGTAFTPEHARILSRYASRIVLCFDADKAGMAAADRAFRELAPFGKDIYLVNLPAGDDPDSFMKREGKEAFSGMVEQARSFFEVRMERARESGLLDDAASSAAFAREMTALLACMSDPVARDLATADMATRMRMAADNLRGAVRMAGRRKGQEQAQSAERKMAAEVPHQPPVKMDRAVAVLCELAIQNSRAQGLIVDRIEELLEPMRLLQGGGILKKILARLPSPDSPAAVQAFLASLPQPERDALGMLNLEPIPIPDVDRSVQEACSGIAKAALERHIASLMAELADPSTDAARRLELSKLSVDLKRLLGTM